In Rheinheimera sp. MM224, one DNA window encodes the following:
- a CDS encoding inorganic phosphate transporter: MEIISQYGLLLIIIAAVFGFIMAYGVGANDVANAMGTSVGSKALTLKQALIIAAIFEAAGAWLAGGEVTSTIRSGIVDAEAFKAVPELLVYGMIASLLAAGTWLLVATHFGWPVSTTHSIVGAIIGFASVGVGMEYVRWDEVSSIVGSWVVTPVLAGILAYLIFMSAQRLIFDTDNPLEAAKKYVPFYMVFAAFMMAFVTVSKGLKHVGLNLTSTEGFMLCVAIALVVGIIGKIAISRLKIDPEADKEMHFNNVERIFGILMIFTACCMAFAHGSNDVANAIGPLAAVVGIIQSGGQILDKVALDWWILPLGAVGIVLGLATLGAKVIRTIGENITHLTPSRGFAAEIAAASTVVIASGIGLPISTTQTLVGAVLGVGMARGIAALNLGVIRNIFISWVVTLPVGAGLAIVFFYIIKAIFGA, translated from the coding sequence ATGGAAATTATTTCTCAATACGGCTTATTGCTGATTATTATTGCCGCTGTATTCGGCTTTATTATGGCCTATGGTGTGGGGGCGAATGACGTTGCCAACGCTATGGGGACTTCAGTTGGCTCTAAAGCTTTAACTCTGAAACAAGCCTTAATTATTGCTGCCATTTTTGAAGCCGCCGGTGCCTGGTTGGCTGGTGGTGAAGTGACTTCAACTATCCGCAGCGGCATAGTTGATGCTGAAGCTTTTAAAGCTGTGCCTGAATTGCTGGTGTACGGCATGATTGCATCTTTATTAGCTGCTGGTACCTGGTTATTAGTGGCAACTCATTTTGGCTGGCCTGTTTCTACCACTCACTCTATTGTTGGCGCTATCATTGGCTTCGCTTCGGTTGGCGTGGGTATGGAATATGTGCGCTGGGATGAAGTCAGCAGCATAGTAGGCAGCTGGGTTGTGACTCCTGTGTTGGCTGGTATTCTGGCATATCTGATCTTTATGAGTGCGCAGCGCCTGATTTTTGATACAGATAATCCACTCGAAGCTGCGAAAAAATATGTGCCTTTCTACATGGTGTTCGCTGCTTTTATGATGGCTTTTGTCACCGTCAGCAAAGGCTTAAAGCATGTAGGCCTGAACCTGACGTCCACTGAAGGTTTCATGTTGTGTGTAGCCATCGCCTTAGTGGTGGGTATCATTGGTAAAATTGCCATTAGTCGTCTGAAAATAGACCCTGAAGCTGACAAGGAAATGCATTTCAATAACGTAGAGCGTATCTTCGGTATTCTGATGATTTTCACTGCTTGTTGTATGGCTTTTGCTCATGGTTCAAACGATGTAGCCAATGCTATAGGTCCTTTGGCTGCTGTGGTGGGTATCATTCAGTCCGGTGGTCAAATCCTGGATAAAGTCGCATTAGACTGGTGGATCCTGCCTTTAGGCGCTGTCGGTATAGTGCTGGGTTTAGCAACTTTAGGTGCTAAAGTAATACGCACCATTGGTGAAAACATTACTCACCTGACGCCAAGCCGCGGTTTTGCTGCTGAAATTGCAGCTGCCAGTACAGTGGTGATTGCCTCTGGTATAGGTTTACCTATTTCTACCACTCAAACTTTAGTGGGGGCGGTTTTAGGTGTCGGCATGGCTCGTGGTATAGCTGCACTGAACCTTGGAGTTATCCGTAACATCTTTATTTCATGGGTTGTTACTTTGCCTGTAGGCGCTGGTTTAGCTATCGTATTTTTCTATATCATCAAAGCAATTTTTGGCGCTTGA
- a CDS encoding TIGR00153 family protein — MPNHFLAVFAKSPIKPLEEHIKKVFDASLLLLPFFDAVFLKDWEQAAEVRKALVALEKDADKLKRDIRVHLPRGLFLPVDRTDLLELVSQQDKIANKAKDITGRVLGRELEIPLPIQVEFKAYLQRCIDAVELACEAINELDELLETGFRGREVELVIKMVERIDEIEHDTDQLQISLRKYVRKAEAEMNPVDVMFLYRTLEWVGDLADSALKVGSRLEIMLAR, encoded by the coding sequence ATGCCAAATCACTTTTTGGCGGTTTTTGCGAAATCACCAATCAAGCCTTTAGAAGAACACATCAAGAAGGTATTTGATGCCAGTCTGTTATTACTGCCGTTTTTTGACGCAGTATTTTTAAAGGATTGGGAACAGGCGGCTGAAGTTCGTAAGGCACTTGTAGCGTTAGAAAAGGATGCTGACAAATTAAAGCGTGATATCCGTGTGCATTTACCACGTGGATTGTTTTTACCTGTAGACAGAACGGACTTGTTAGAGCTGGTTTCTCAGCAAGATAAAATTGCTAACAAAGCCAAAGACATCACCGGCCGTGTGTTAGGTCGTGAGTTAGAAATTCCTCTGCCTATTCAGGTGGAATTTAAGGCGTATTTACAGCGTTGTATCGACGCCGTTGAATTAGCCTGTGAAGCGATCAACGAGCTGGACGAACTGCTGGAAACTGGTTTCCGTGGTCGTGAAGTCGAGTTAGTCATCAAAATGGTTGAACGTATCGACGAAATTGAACACGACACTGACCAACTGCAAATCAGTCTGCGCAAGTATGTACGCAAAGCTGAAGCCGAAATGAATCCGGTTGATGTGATGTTCCTGTACCGCACTTTAGAGTGGGTTGGCGATTTAGCTGATTCAGCTTTAAAAGTAGGTTCTCGACTCGAAATCATGTTAGCCCGTTAA
- the phoU gene encoding phosphate signaling complex protein PhoU: protein MDKMNLTKHISSQFNEEIEQVRNHVMAMGGLIEQQLADALNAIASSDADLARQVIANDLKVNDWEIKIDHECTRIIAKRQPAASDLRLIMAIIKTISDLERIGDEAERIAKVALESFNSAQQDLLVNLDNMGRHVAQMLHDVLDAFARMDVEAALAVHREDKKVDREYEAITRQLMTYMMEDPRSIPKIMNVLWSARSMERIGDRCKNVAEYIVFLVKGKDVRHADDEKLEQDARS from the coding sequence ATGGACAAAATGAATTTAACTAAACACATTTCCAGCCAGTTTAATGAAGAAATTGAACAGGTTCGCAACCATGTGATGGCGATGGGCGGCTTAATTGAGCAGCAACTGGCTGATGCACTGAATGCTATTGCCAGCAGTGATGCTGACTTAGCTCGTCAGGTGATTGCTAACGATTTAAAGGTAAACGACTGGGAAATCAAAATTGACCACGAGTGCACCCGTATTATTGCAAAGCGTCAACCTGCTGCAAGCGATTTACGTTTGATTATGGCTATTATCAAAACGATTTCTGATTTAGAGCGTATTGGCGACGAAGCTGAACGTATTGCTAAAGTGGCACTGGAGTCCTTTAACAGTGCGCAGCAGGACTTGCTGGTCAATCTGGATAATATGGGCCGCCATGTCGCGCAGATGCTGCACGATGTATTAGATGCTTTTGCCCGTATGGATGTGGAAGCGGCTTTAGCTGTGCACCGTGAAGATAAAAAAGTAGACCGTGAATACGAAGCTATCACCCGTCAGCTGATGACTTATATGATGGAAGACCCACGCTCTATTCCTAAGATCATGAACGTATTGTGGTCAGCCCGTTCGATGGAACGTATTGGCGATCGTTGTAAAAACGTCGCTGAATACATCGTCTTTCTGGTGAAAGGTAAAGATGTGCGCCATGCTGATGATGAAAAATTGGAGCAAGACGCGCGCAGTTAA
- the pstB gene encoding phosphate ABC transporter ATP-binding protein PstB, whose protein sequence is MNQDKLTAPPVETELKLSDEKIKLQVNDLKLYYGDALALKSVNMTIPEKRVTAFIGPSGCGKSTLLRCFNRMNDLVDICRIEGQILMDGQNIYDPKIDVAELRRQVGMVFQKPNPFPKSIYENVAYGLRLQGVKDKRILDEVVETSLKGAALWNEVKDRLHDNAFGLSGGQQQRLVIARAIAIEPEVLLLDEPASALDPISTLKIEELIYELKDKYTIVIVTHNMQQAARVSDYTAFMYMGDLIEFDATNKMFTNPSQQQTEDYITGRFG, encoded by the coding sequence ATGAATCAAGATAAATTAACAGCTCCACCAGTAGAAACCGAATTGAAACTGTCGGATGAAAAAATCAAACTTCAGGTCAATGATCTGAAGCTGTACTACGGTGATGCGCTGGCATTAAAAAGCGTCAATATGACGATCCCGGAAAAACGCGTAACTGCTTTTATCGGCCCTTCAGGTTGTGGTAAATCTACCTTATTGCGCTGCTTTAACCGGATGAACGACTTAGTAGATATCTGCCGTATTGAAGGCCAGATTTTAATGGATGGCCAGAATATTTATGACCCGAAAATTGACGTGGCTGAGCTGCGCCGTCAGGTCGGTATGGTATTCCAGAAACCTAACCCTTTTCCAAAAAGTATTTATGAAAACGTGGCTTATGGCCTGCGCTTACAAGGCGTCAAAGACAAACGTATTCTGGATGAAGTGGTAGAAACTTCATTAAAAGGTGCGGCCTTGTGGAACGAAGTAAAAGACCGTTTGCACGACAATGCCTTTGGTTTATCAGGTGGTCAGCAGCAACGTTTGGTGATTGCCCGTGCTATTGCCATTGAACCAGAAGTGTTATTGCTTGATGAACCAGCTTCAGCTTTGGATCCAATTTCCACGCTGAAAATTGAAGAGCTGATTTATGAGCTCAAAGATAAATACACTATTGTGATTGTTACCCACAATATGCAACAGGCCGCCCGTGTATCCGACTATACTGCTTTTATGTATATGGGTGATTTAATTGAGTTTGATGCCACTAATAAGATGTTTACCAATCCATCGCAGCAACAAACTGAAGATTACATCACAGGCCGTTTTGGTTAA
- a CDS encoding ABC transporter permease subunit: MHSTHPSQQSAGDSPRSLLPTGERRARLRRWRAIKDKISKYGISFAGISVVLAFATIFVYLFSEVGPLFSSASVEQKTSYQSPSAQPLHSNIERYGEVGLTITSDAKLQFFNADTGELKQQVQLALPAGVTVTAFGKADPRTGTIILGLSNGQALIAKHEYLLSYPNDQRQVNPKISFPLGENPVQVDAQGQALLAVAIQEKDENRMLSAYTADGRLVLSNMVAETVFLTGETTVVRTDYSLPDAPASATKILIDNTFQNLFVSDKTGHIHYYAINNPQEARLVQSVNAVASSAQITAMEFLVGTVSLVVGSSKGELSQWFLVRDQHNNFDLKQIRDFEQHPGAITQIESEYSRKGFMAIDDKGHLGIHYGTSARTLFLEAFDDSLIAKQIAISPINTNFLMLDDKGQMHKFELENAHPDVSYKALWNEVWYEGRDEAKYIWQASAGSDEFEAKMSMVPLAIGTLKAAFFAMLFATPLAIMSAIYVAYFMTPVLRGKVKPTIEIMAALPTVILGFLAGLWLAPFIEEYLSAVFAILFLMPFMMLAAAYLWRYMPESIRNRFGLGWEAAFLVPVIILFGYLAISASPMIDNTFFDGSLRQWFTDNGINYDQRNALIVGIAMGFAVIPNIFSIAEDAIFNVPRHLTQGSLALGATPWQTMVGVVLPTASPGVFAAVMVGFGRAVGETMIVLMATGNSPVVNFNIFEGMRTLSANIAVELPETAVGSTHFRVLFLAALVLFVFTFVFNTLAEVIRQRLRQRFSNL, translated from the coding sequence ATGCACTCAACCCATCCAAGTCAGCAGTCAGCCGGTGATTCACCGCGTTCTTTGCTGCCAACTGGTGAACGTCGGGCCCGCTTACGGCGCTGGCGTGCTATTAAAGATAAAATCTCCAAATATGGCATCAGCTTTGCCGGCATCAGTGTGGTGCTGGCTTTTGCTACTATATTTGTTTATCTGTTTTCTGAAGTAGGGCCTTTATTCTCCTCCGCTTCAGTCGAACAGAAAACCAGCTACCAAAGCCCAAGCGCACAACCTTTGCACAGCAATATTGAGCGTTACGGTGAAGTGGGTTTAACCATTACCTCTGATGCGAAGTTGCAATTTTTTAATGCAGATACAGGTGAGCTAAAGCAACAGGTTCAGCTGGCTTTGCCTGCTGGTGTGACAGTCACAGCTTTTGGTAAAGCAGACCCTCGTACTGGTACCATCATTTTAGGTTTATCCAACGGTCAGGCTTTAATTGCCAAGCACGAATACCTGTTGAGTTACCCAAACGACCAGCGCCAGGTCAATCCTAAGATTAGTTTTCCTTTAGGTGAAAATCCTGTGCAGGTCGATGCTCAGGGCCAGGCTTTATTGGCTGTTGCTATTCAGGAAAAAGACGAAAACCGCATGTTGAGCGCCTACACGGCTGACGGTCGTTTAGTGCTGTCGAATATGGTGGCTGAAACTGTATTCCTGACCGGTGAAACTACAGTAGTTCGCACCGATTACAGTTTGCCAGATGCACCAGCGTCTGCGACTAAAATACTGATCGATAACACCTTCCAGAATTTATTTGTCTCTGATAAAACAGGTCACATTCATTATTACGCCATCAATAACCCACAAGAAGCGCGCTTAGTACAAAGTGTGAATGCAGTTGCATCAAGCGCACAAATTACCGCTATGGAGTTTCTGGTGGGTACTGTGTCTTTGGTGGTGGGGTCCTCTAAAGGTGAATTGAGTCAGTGGTTTTTAGTGCGCGATCAGCACAACAACTTCGACTTAAAACAAATCCGTGACTTTGAGCAGCACCCAGGCGCTATCACTCAAATTGAATCTGAATATTCCCGTAAAGGCTTTATGGCTATCGATGATAAAGGTCATTTAGGCATTCATTACGGTACTTCAGCCCGCACTTTATTTTTAGAAGCCTTTGACGATAGTCTGATCGCAAAACAAATTGCTATATCGCCTATCAATACCAATTTCCTGATGCTGGATGATAAAGGTCAGATGCATAAGTTTGAGCTGGAAAATGCTCATCCTGACGTATCTTATAAAGCACTGTGGAACGAGGTATGGTACGAAGGCCGTGATGAAGCTAAATACATTTGGCAGGCCTCGGCAGGTTCGGATGAATTTGAAGCGAAAATGAGCATGGTGCCGCTGGCTATTGGTACTTTAAAAGCCGCCTTTTTTGCCATGTTATTTGCCACTCCGCTGGCGATTATGAGCGCGATTTACGTGGCTTATTTTATGACGCCAGTGCTGCGTGGTAAGGTAAAACCTACCATCGAAATTATGGCGGCTTTACCTACAGTTATTTTGGGGTTCCTGGCTGGTTTATGGCTGGCGCCTTTTATTGAAGAGTATTTAAGCGCTGTATTTGCCATCCTGTTCCTGATGCCATTTATGATGCTTGCAGCTGCCTACTTATGGCGGTATATGCCGGAATCTATCCGTAACCGTTTTGGTTTAGGCTGGGAAGCAGCGTTTTTAGTACCTGTAATTATTCTGTTTGGTTACCTGGCTATCAGTGCCAGCCCAATGATTGACAACACTTTCTTTGATGGCAGCTTACGTCAGTGGTTTACCGACAATGGCATTAACTACGACCAGCGTAATGCATTGATTGTAGGTATAGCTATGGGCTTTGCTGTTATTCCGAATATCTTCTCTATTGCTGAAGATGCCATTTTTAACGTGCCTCGCCACTTAACTCAGGGCTCTTTAGCTTTGGGCGCCACACCATGGCAAACCATGGTTGGTGTGGTATTGCCAACCGCAAGTCCAGGTGTGTTCGCTGCGGTCATGGTGGGTTTTGGCCGCGCTGTGGGTGAAACCATGATCGTGCTGATGGCAACAGGTAACAGCCCTGTAGTGAACTTTAATATCTTCGAAGGTATGCGTACTTTATCCGCCAATATTGCGGTTGAGCTTCCTGAAACTGCGGTAGGCAGCACTCACTTCCGTGTGTTGTTCCTGGCAGCGCTGGTGCTCTTTGTATTTACCTTTGTATTTAATACTCTCGCCGAAGTGATACGGCAGCGTTTACGTCAACGCTTCAGCAATCTGTAA
- a CDS encoding PstS family phosphate ABC transporter substrate-binding protein → MKVAKLLTSLSLIAATLGLTAQAAIIEADPKLPAYVKSTGVSGNISSIGSDTLNNLMTKWAEEFRKQYPNVNIQIQGAGSSTAPTALTEGTSNFGPMSRAMKPSEVQDFEAKYGYKPMAIPVAIDLLAVYVNKDNPLKGLTIAQVDAIFSATRKCGYKEDVTRWGQLGMEGAWANRDFTVYSRNAVSGTYGYFKDVALCGGDFKSSINEQPGSASVVQGISESINGIGYSGIGYITSSVRALPLAKKEGEPFYAPNADHALDGKYPLSRFLYVYINKHPNKEMLPLEREFVRFVLSKNGQDVVAHDGYVPVPATVAAKALADLGIK, encoded by the coding sequence GTGAAAGTAGCAAAGTTATTAACTTCATTAAGTCTGATCGCAGCCACTTTAGGCCTGACAGCTCAGGCAGCCATTATCGAAGCCGACCCTAAATTACCAGCCTATGTAAAATCCACTGGTGTTTCAGGCAACATTTCCAGCATCGGTTCTGATACGTTAAACAACCTGATGACCAAATGGGCAGAAGAGTTCCGTAAGCAATACCCGAACGTGAACATCCAAATCCAGGGTGCTGGTTCTTCTACTGCTCCTACAGCTTTAACTGAAGGTACATCGAACTTTGGCCCAATGAGCCGTGCGATGAAGCCATCAGAAGTTCAGGATTTCGAAGCCAAGTACGGCTATAAACCAATGGCTATTCCGGTCGCTATCGACTTGTTAGCTGTATACGTGAACAAAGACAACCCGTTAAAAGGTCTGACTATTGCTCAGGTGGATGCTATTTTCTCTGCAACCCGTAAATGTGGTTACAAAGAAGACGTGACACGTTGGGGCCAGTTAGGCATGGAAGGCGCGTGGGCGAACCGTGATTTCACTGTATACAGCCGTAATGCTGTATCTGGTACTTATGGTTACTTTAAAGATGTTGCTTTATGTGGCGGTGACTTTAAATCCAGCATCAACGAACAGCCAGGTTCTGCTTCTGTAGTGCAGGGTATCAGTGAGTCTATTAACGGTATCGGTTACTCAGGTATCGGCTATATCACATCAAGCGTGCGTGCTTTACCTTTAGCGAAAAAAGAAGGCGAACCGTTTTATGCACCAAATGCGGATCACGCTTTAGATGGTAAATACCCGTTATCCCGTTTCCTGTACGTTTACATCAACAAGCACCCAAACAAAGAAATGCTGCCTTTAGAGCGTGAATTTGTTCGCTTCGTACTGTCAAAAAATGGCCAGGACGTAGTAGCTCATGACGGTTATGTGCCAGTACCAGCAACAGTAGCTGCAAAAGCTCTGGCTGACTTAGGTATCAAATAA
- a CDS encoding glycine cleavage system protein R has translation MKQLILTVIGQDKAGLVEQLATVIASHQGNWMASNLSHLGGYFAGILQLEVPEEHLFALTTELERMADLDIKIQQGLHSEVHLDKQLQFVITGNDRPGIVRELSSVIKHKGANIIHFESSKQSAPNWGVPLFHAIATVELPAGLNKDEVVKALEAIASDVVVDIEH, from the coding sequence ATGAAGCAGTTGATTTTAACCGTTATAGGTCAGGATAAAGCAGGTTTAGTAGAACAACTCGCCACAGTCATTGCCAGTCATCAAGGCAACTGGATGGCCAGTAACTTAAGTCACTTGGGTGGCTACTTTGCGGGTATATTGCAACTGGAAGTCCCTGAAGAACATCTGTTTGCACTGACAACAGAACTGGAACGTATGGCTGATCTGGATATTAAAATTCAGCAAGGCCTACATTCTGAAGTTCATCTGGATAAACAGCTGCAATTTGTCATCACAGGGAACGACAGACCCGGCATAGTGCGCGAGCTGTCCAGCGTGATCAAACACAAAGGTGCCAATATTATTCACTTCGAAAGCTCTAAACAAAGCGCACCCAACTGGGGAGTACCTTTGTTTCATGCGATAGCTACAGTAGAACTGCCTGCAGGTCTGAATAAAGATGAAGTAGTGAAAGCTCTTGAGGCTATAGCATCTGACGTAGTGGTTGATATTGAACACTAA
- the ppk1 gene encoding polyphosphate kinase 1: protein MVITELIHTVSDTNYFPRELSWLSFNGRVLQEAADERNPLIERLRFLGIYSNNMDEFFRVRVADVKRRILLKKYHANEQEDAEQLLHDIQNIVLHMGERFNKIYDDLQQELRKHNIELIDNFKLTDAQAQWARSYYRSEIQRHLSPIILSAEEVKLAKHLEDNATYLMVEMTGSNKAEYAIVQVPTGVMSRFVELPLHLNKSKKKGRYRRQIILLDDIIVHCLKDLFNGFFDFCEIQAFSLKLTRDAEYNISDTLDQSLIDKMSKGIKQRLKSEPVRMVYDSHMPEHMLKMLKKLLGYSSYDSLIPGGKYRNFKDFIGFPNIGHPSLEFPAMPVLKSPEFERHTTSFEAIRTCDILLYYPYHSFGYFTEWVRQASFDPKVTTIKMTMYRVAKNSRVIRSLLDAVRNGKQVTVVVELKARFDEENNINWARRMTEAGIEVIFGLQTLKIHSKLCLITRQEKGKTVKFAHIGTGNFNEKTARIYTDMSLFTCHSEICDEVDQVFEFIQYSYKPFQFNHLIVSPTWSRPKLSALIERETSFATSGRKAEITLKINNLVDNQIIDLLYKASMAGVKVRIMVRGMCSLIPGVKGRSDNIHVLSVLDRYLEHARVYVFNNGGETDLYISSADWMTRNLDQRVEVGVPIYDAAIKQQIMTTLDIQWHDNVKARIIDKDQSNHYVKRGNKRSIRSQQEIYDYFAQLQQSTQAGT from the coding sequence ATGGTCATTACAGAGCTAATACATACTGTGAGCGATACGAATTATTTTCCCCGCGAATTAAGCTGGCTGTCATTTAATGGCCGTGTACTGCAGGAAGCAGCTGACGAACGTAACCCTTTAATTGAACGTTTACGTTTTCTAGGTATTTATTCTAATAACATGGATGAGTTTTTCCGGGTCCGGGTAGCGGATGTGAAACGCCGTATCCTGCTGAAAAAATACCATGCCAATGAACAGGAAGATGCTGAGCAGTTATTACACGATATTCAGAATATCGTGCTGCACATGGGCGAGCGCTTTAATAAAATTTATGACGATTTACAGCAGGAACTGCGTAAACACAATATTGAACTGATAGATAACTTTAAGCTGACAGACGCTCAGGCACAGTGGGCCAGAAGCTATTATCGCAGTGAAATACAGCGGCATTTATCGCCTATTATCCTTTCGGCCGAAGAAGTGAAACTGGCCAAGCATTTAGAAGACAACGCCACCTACCTGATGGTGGAAATGACCGGCTCTAATAAAGCTGAATACGCCATAGTGCAAGTACCTACTGGTGTGATGTCACGTTTTGTTGAACTGCCGCTGCATTTAAATAAAAGCAAAAAGAAAGGCCGCTACCGCCGACAGATTATTTTGCTCGACGACATCATAGTGCACTGTTTAAAAGACTTGTTTAACGGCTTTTTTGACTTCTGCGAAATTCAGGCCTTTTCACTGAAACTGACCCGTGACGCCGAATACAATATCAGCGATACGCTGGACCAGTCCCTGATCGACAAAATGTCCAAAGGCATCAAACAGCGCTTAAAATCTGAGCCAGTGCGTATGGTGTACGACAGCCATATGCCTGAGCATATGCTGAAAATGCTGAAAAAATTACTCGGCTACAGCTCTTATGACTCCTTAATTCCTGGCGGTAAGTACCGTAACTTTAAAGACTTTATTGGTTTTCCAAATATTGGCCATCCGTCTTTAGAATTCCCAGCCATGCCGGTATTAAAAAGTCCGGAATTTGAGCGTCATACCACCAGCTTTGAAGCAATACGCACCTGCGACATTCTGCTGTATTACCCTTATCACAGCTTTGGCTATTTTACCGAGTGGGTGCGTCAGGCCTCCTTTGACCCTAAAGTCACCACTATCAAAATGACCATGTACCGTGTCGCAAAAAATTCACGGGTCATTCGCTCCTTGCTGGATGCTGTGCGTAACGGCAAACAAGTGACAGTAGTGGTTGAGTTAAAAGCCCGTTTTGATGAAGAAAATAACATCAACTGGGCGCGGCGCATGACCGAAGCCGGTATTGAAGTGATCTTTGGCCTGCAAACCTTAAAAATTCACTCAAAACTCTGTTTAATCACGCGGCAGGAAAAAGGCAAAACAGTGAAGTTTGCCCATATAGGCACAGGTAACTTTAACGAAAAAACCGCCCGTATTTACACCGACATGAGCTTATTCACCTGCCACAGTGAAATTTGTGACGAAGTGGATCAGGTGTTTGAATTTATTCAGTACAGCTATAAGCCGTTCCAGTTTAACCATTTGATTGTCTCCCCAACCTGGAGCCGGCCTAAACTCAGTGCCTTGATAGAGCGGGAAACCAGTTTTGCCACTTCTGGCCGAAAAGCTGAAATCACGCTAAAAATCAATAATCTGGTCGACAACCAAATCATTGATTTGCTGTATAAAGCCAGCATGGCAGGCGTTAAAGTCCGTATTATGGTACGGGGTATGTGTTCGCTAATTCCTGGAGTCAAAGGCCGTAGTGACAATATCCACGTATTAAGTGTGCTGGACAGATACCTTGAACACGCCAGGGTTTATGTATTTAACAATGGCGGTGAAACGGATTTATATATCTCATCAGCCGACTGGATGACCCGTAACCTGGATCAGCGGGTAGAAGTAGGTGTGCCTATTTATGATGCGGCTATTAAGCAGCAAATCATGACCACACTGGATATTCAGTGGCACGACAACGTCAAAGCCCGGATTATTGATAAAGATCAAAGCAACCACTATGTAAAAAGAGGCAATAAGCGTAGCATTCGCTCCCAACAGGAAATCTACGATTATTTTGCTCAGTTGCAGCAATCCACTCAGGCCGGAACATGA